In Cicer arietinum cultivar CDC Frontier isolate Library 1 chromosome 7, Cicar.CDCFrontier_v2.0, whole genome shotgun sequence, the genomic window ataatgaattattaagGAGTAACTTGGtctttttaagtaaaataagtcatgcttatttttattttagaagaagTTATATTGTCCTacttaaaattaacttttttctattcaaagaaaaaaaaaaattaacttttgcTTAGTTGCATATAAGGCACGGTATCTCAAAGAAGCTATTTAAAGGAataaaatttggaaaattttaCCACTTATCTCAAATTTATATTCTTGTTCTCacattttacatatatattatttattttatcttttttttctattcattaaattaatttgagttctaaaaaattttaaaaaaaattataacaccaacttgttttagaaaatttgaaTTGTAGATTGGAAGActtgaaaaataatttcaaaatattatttagaacataaatgtgtttcataaaattcaaaatttatgttttaatttttttttatgaagaacaaaatttatcaaaaacataaagtttgaagtttttattattttaaaactggTTAAATTGggtttttgttaaaatttgagGTAGAAGTATAATTGAATGGGTATAAAGTAAATTTTGTGTATGTTGGATGGTTCTGTTAGACAATGAGAAGAAGGCCCATGAAATGATCCGTCTATTAATCATATTTTGGAAACTGCTACCCAGACTCCCTGATTTTACTATCCAGACACCTCCTTAATAAAAATGCAAGCACTTcaaccttttaattttttaaaaattgttgaaaacGAGTTTgattgatataataatatttatatggtAATTATTGTAAATTTTTCTACAAGAGTAAAGTTAAACTCATTTCATTAACAATAATATACATGTTGgaacatcaataaaaaaaaataagatttaagcAAAGATATAACtactataattaaaattataaaatgtggGCAACTGATTTGTTTGTCTTATAATAAACTCTATGCTAGAGATTATTAAGAATGAATATGATAATTGTCTATATTCACATGATATGGCGCTGAAATTTTTCTTGTGATTCATTATAGTtatttatccaatttttttaaaagatatgaGGCATGTCTTTTACTATTTACTATCAAATTTCAAGTTTGAATATTGAAAATATCACAACATTTAAACTTAACGGTTGCAATACTATATCACGAAGATGAAGATTGGGCATCCATTTAATTGCTAATAGTTAGGGATGAaaataggtcagaccagaccATACTTTGAAAAACTTGAGTCTGagttatgattaattttttttagtttacgaTCATTTATAGACTTTTTGTTTTTGACTGGTATGACTTTTTTAAAAAGTCTGATCTGACATGAAAATCTATTTCATATCAAAAcatttaaatgatatattttatattttttaaataggctaaactatatctttatgtataaccaaatctaataaaattataactagcaAGTATGCAACAATCTTCCAATAAAATGAACtcataattaacaaatttaaaataacaaatactaatattaataaataataattaaaaaaaaataatgatatatatatatatcggtCTATCAAGCTTAATAAACTTTTTCGTAAGCTTGAATCTGATCTATATAtctagtttttttattaaacaagttAGGTCAGATCAGATCATAAACAGATCAGACCATAGACCTCTGACGGACGGACAGTTTTTAACTTATTCTCACTGCTACTAATAACAAATCAATGCCTTTCTCTTCATCTATGTCTACTGCGCACAAAGGAGACATCCACAAAGTCTTACCAAATATGAAGAACTTTACTTTTGATATATATTCAGGGTAGGGCCAAGTGGGCTGCAGCCTGCAAGTAAACAGACACCTTAGGCCTCACACATTTTAGGtctcaaacaaatttttttcatttaattaaatagtattgattatattaatatgattttttaggTCTCATAGAAAAATTTGACTCACTGATTTTGgtactaattaattaatgttgcattgtttaatattatagtaaaaactaattatatttaaaagatctctaatttattttattgttgctAGTATTCAAATGAACTCATTTTTAATTTCGTTTTATGCCTTTAGATTTATTGGGTTGGTTctacatatatttaaattttatcatcaCGATTGgatttgtatttctttttcaGTCACTCAATCTTGCTTCAACAAGGTGaccaaaattgtaaaaaaaaaaaaaaaattgcttcaacaacatcaaattcacacTGCTACATTATCCCTTGGTTGGAAGAAGATaagcaaaaaaatttatatttagtagactcaattaaataatcaatataagaaaaatgtttttGCCTTGTTTGGCCTTTGCAAAAAATGTGATTCATTTTGTAATTagttttgatttaaaaaatccGAGCAGGATCCTGTCATCCAATGAAATACCATAAAAGCTCTATCCCTCAGCCACATCAGCACATTATCcatatgaaaattaaatgatTGGTTCTGCTTAATTCAACTTTTGTGAATCTTCACATTCATTTGCAAATTATCAAACACAATTGGAACCAATACAccaacaaaaattacaaaaagaagaaacatatcaaaattaacTATAACTATAATATCCTTAGTGAACACAGTCTTTCAtaggaaaataaaattatagccTGAAAAGTGTTCATTAACTAATATCAATGGCCTTAATCTCCTCTTCTTCTCTAACTATATCTTCTTCATTAACTcatttatcttcttcttcttctccacAATGTGTGAGCCTTCCTTCTCTTCCATCACTCCATTTGCTGTCTCATAATCATGCTTTGAAGACCACTTCTCATTGTAAGTCATGCATATCATTGATCAAGATCAGACGGTCGTGAATTATGCTCAGTAATTTAAGTTATATAGTAAAGATTTAAATCTGCATATTTTGACCGTCTGATCATGATCAAACAACTATCATTGTCTCGAATGTGTAAATATGTGATCCCCTGACACCAGGGAATCCAAATTTCAATTGAACACCTTTTGAAATGTTACCTAGGAATTAAGAAAGTAAATATTTAAGGTTGATGCTTTTCAGATCGCAAAATTGGTCGCAATGTTGTGGTAATGGCCACAGGAGAGGCACCAGCAGAAGTTTCCTCAAGTGATGAGGTGCCAGAATTTGTCAAGACTCTTCAAGAAACTGTaacaatttctatatttttttaaaaatatatctttgttTGTAATAGAATGgtgttttctttcaattttactgatttaaaattatatgatttatttgttGGCTAAATAGTGGGACAAAGTTGATGATAAATATGCAGTGAGTTCATTGGTTGTAGCTAGTGTGATTGCACTTTGGGGCTCAACAGGGTTGATCTCAGTaggttattttttaaattctaattttaatttcattctttgattataaatttagtagataCAACTAATAAGTAATAATTTGTTATGATCATTATTATTTGATGGAAAAACGTCTGAATTAAGCAATTACTTTCCTTTGTAACAGGCAATTGATAGGCTTCCCTTGATTCCTGGGGTTCTTGAGTTAGTAGGCATTGGCTACACTGGGGTAAGTCAAATGAATACattaattttcttgttgtatatATGATCATTTTACCCCTTAATTTCTAATGTTTCCTTTTTGTTAtataatgatgatgataaaaTTTTGGAAATATTGGAGCCTTGTAAATTTGTAATGCTGGATATCATCTTGAAGAAagcattttcattttattttaatgcaAAATTACATATATAGTTGCCAAAAACATAGAGAGTTTATTGCGACAGTTAAATTAATCATATTGTTGTGGTTTTAGTcgtcattaattattaataaaaatgacaTACATCATCTGCTGAAAAGTATAAAATGAAGAATTGTAGGCAGTTATAAACCTCCACATTGTGTAGTAAGAAAATCATCTACCAATCAATGCTATGATGGTAAGAGACATTAAATGAGTTTTAAACGTGAGATTTTAGGTTTGATCTCCGAAACTAACATAATCTAActtaattattaacatttatttataaaaagaaatatactaCGAATAATGGCAGTTCAAAGTGCCACAATATGTGACtgatttactattttattaactcaaattttatgTATCTTATTCCAGTGGTTTGCATACAAGAATCTAGTTTTCAAGCCAGAAAGGTATGTATCATTTTCTTTGAATATAAATTATCTGGTTTATTGTTGCTTCTTGAACAAGTTTCCCATGAATAGTACTTTTGACTCTAAACTTAATGTTCAATGGAATAACAGGGAAGAACTTTTACAAAATGTACAGAAAGCAATTACTGAAATAATTGGGAGTAGCTAAAAGAGTTGGAATGATAGAGTTCTATCTTGCAGCATTCTCTTGAAGATTTCATCCTGCTTCATTTTGTAGCCATATAAGCtttttgagttttgaccatACCTTATCCTATATATGTAATGTATTATTttctgaaaaaaattatatctcttaattaaatgttaatccactatAAAACAATCTTATTTTCTCAATTATGTATggtgtttgattttttaaaacaaaacggACAATCTTGGACAATAAAACTAGTCGCTGTGTAGTCCAAGAAAAGGTTGGTTTCTAGGCTAATACAactttgatgaaaaaaaaaaaggtaacacAACTAAAATCCTAACAAAAAGGAAACTAAATTTCTTTGACGTTGGGAAAAGTTGTATTCATGTAGTCGGCACATCCGACATCGTTGGATGATGCTGGATCACGATAgaataacttaatttttaataaaaatgttcgttgtttaaaaaactaaaatatcaaaattaaaattagaattgttCCCTTTCAATCCAACTACTCTCCTCATTGAATGTGAACTTTTTCTGACTTCAAACAATTTTAATCTAACAAAAGatttatgaataaataaaccatacatataacaaaaataagctCATCTAATATTTAGCTCCACATTAATTATGAATGAGTTcaatgttaaatatatatatatatatatatatatatatatataaacacataaatataataacaaataatacgcagcggatataaaattctctcaaatttTGTGAGGAGCATCAACAAAAATATGGTGGTAGAGAGTCTCCAAATGAtatacaaatcaaccaaaataacAAAGTACTAAAGctttcaaatgaaaaaaaaaaaaaaagaagaaaaaacatcCCAAAAGTTTATTattgtgcgagcacgatttctccttttccatttttttcaaaacagtCTATCTCTTACAACCCTAATCAGACTACTCTCTACTTGAACACACGAGACACATGAACTACAATATTTGAGTCTTTTTCCACAAAGGAAGGAAGCCCAATATCCAACATATGTCCTCCTCACAACCATGTGGAGGTAATCGCCAAACCAACGATatcacaacaagtttcaaacttttCTCTTGGTAATGTTTTAGTCATCCTATCAAAACTATTATAATCAACATGAACTTTAGCCAACTCCAACAACTTAGCTTCTAAAACATCatgtatccaatgatacctcaTTTAAATGTCTTTCGACCTACTATGAAATATCGAATTCTTACCATAACCAATGAAGATACACTGCTTTGACTTTGCATCCAACTTGGACTTTTCATTATTCGGAACATGCTCAAAAGTTTTGCAACCAGAGACTATCAAATGATCATACTTGATATTCTTGCCAAACCACACTTTGTTTGGTACTTCACTATTCAAAGCAAAAGTAGAAGTAAGATTAATAACATGCACTGCCATGTATGGTGCTTCACCCGAATAACATTAAGGCAACTTAGTTTCATAGAGCATACACCTCACGCTTACAACAAGTGTTTGATTCATCCTCTCTGTTAAACCATTTAACTGAGGAGTTTTATGAGGAGTCTTTTCATGTGATATATCCCGATGTTTGCAATAAACATCAACTGGTTCACAATACTCACCACCATTGTCAATACAAACACATTTATGCTTCTTGCCTATTTGCCTCTCAACTAAAGAatgaaattatttgaatttctcAAACACTTGGTCTTTTGTCCTCAAAGCAAAAACTCGTAGTTTCCTGGAGCAGTgatcaataaaagtaataaaataaagtgcATCACTAAATGATTTTATCTTTAAAGAGCCACAAAGGTCAGAATGTACCAAATGAAGCAATTCTGACTTTCTAAAGGGAGGATGCCTTTTGACGGATACTTTAGTTTGTTTACCAATCATGCAGTGAGAACATTTCTCCAAATCTACATTCTTCAATCATGGAAGCACATCTTTTCTGACTAAATAATTTAACCATTTTTCACTAATATGGCTAAGCCTTTGGTGCCACAAAGATGATTCCATATCCAGGACATTCATACTGTTTTTAGCAATTAAAACTTTTGTCCAATACAATTTACTAATTTTCTCCCCTCTAACCACAACTAAGTTACCTTTACTGAGTTTCCATTTTCTAGAAGTAAAATGATTATCGAAATCACTATCATCAAGCATATGCATAAAGATCAAATTGAAACGAACATTTGAAGCATGTTTGGCTCTTTTAAGCCGCAATTGCATTCCCGTGTTAGTTTCAAGCATACATCACCAataattgatgatattaatttaataaataattttatatttttaaacgtccaaatataaatttataataatgtaCAATTAACAAGAGAGAGATGAAAGTGGTGACAAGATTTTGTAAATAAGATTTAGAGACacatataaaaatacatatcaattaattatttgaaatatatatattatctaaaattttctctttctaattattttttttattttggtgtgTGTGCCAAAATCTTGTGACCCACAAATAGTTCtccttaattatatattaaatcatttattgttatgattagaataaaaaaagttttaaacatttatctctctttaattttaaatgagtaATTTTATGTGTTAGATTTTTTAATTGTGCGATTTTGTTCctcttaattttaaaagagatttatttatatatcaaatgagaaATTTTAGTCCTCACATGTACTACATTTCTTATTTCATATCCCccactctttaaaaaaaaatattgacgtgatattatttaatttaaacaataatttaaaaagaaaaaaaaaatagttgataaTGTATATTAAACAACATATTTATCCAACAAaatacactacaagaaaaactgttattacctacggcaaattttatctttacccacggACTGCCCATAGATAACGTAAACAAACATATAATCCTCAAATGCCTGTACTGATTTGCCCTACCTTCTTCAATCATTTCTAATACTTTTGATTTTGCTCTATATGTGTGCTTTTGTTTAGGCAAAacttatgtaatttttttttatacatttattaTGTAATTTGAATGTTTAGGCGTTTTGACGCATTTTTGTCATCTTTGGTATGGATATAGCATGTAGTATACTATGTGTATAGGGATTAATTATAgaatcattttgttttttttgtcttcttGAAAAATTGTTGCAGTGCAGActtattagttattaatttattagatttgattataattttattagttttctttttatataaaagtatagtttatcctatttaaaaaaatgtaaaatataacatttaaatattttaatgtgaaaaagacttttaaataggctttcaggccAAACCATGCAGGAAAAAAAAGTAGGTAAAatttaggcctaaaaaatttatcgtaggccagactcagaccTTTTAAAGTTTGATCTGGCCTAGGCTATTTCTACCTCTAGTTCAGAGATGATTACATGTTTACTTTGTAATTCTGCATTTTCTAAGGAGTTTGAATTACTCCATTTTCagttgttatttaaaatttagtgtATCAAAGAAATTGCCAGATGATCATCTTTTGTGGAGGTTCTAATTCTATGACTttcatttgttttaaattagtgaaaatacattttataatttattcgatttttttttttttaatttgaaatggaCTTGAGTTGTCATAACAACAatcttgaaaaataaattttgaactGTTGTTTGATATACATTACATGCtaaattttttctctctctttttaattatttttaaattaaataatatcacgtccataatatttttaaaacaaatggaGGActctgaaataaataaaaaaaaggagcaaatgtGAGAGATAAAAATCGTTAATTTATAACTTAGTGAGGTAAAATTGCACAATTAAAAACTAGAAAGAATAAAATTGCTCATTTAAAATTAGAGGAGATAaacttatataattaaaaaatttatagataaaaaaatacatttaaacttttttaaaatgcaACAATTGTTTAGAATGAAGTGAAAAGTAATATTTATGAGTTTTGTCACAAGTTCGAgtctaaaaatttataatttataatttataattatatgagTTAATTACAGTgtagtttattatttttgataaataaaaagaaaattatactcCTCGGGTTGAGCTTGACCTCACTAATAGAGGCTATACCATTAAAGTTTGGTCCTCTTTTTTTTATTGGACATAAATCCAACTTTTCTAATATACCCACCCACATTCATTTGTGGTACAACGAAGGTAGCGATTCTAAGCAATACTGaccacattttaaaatataatagtccatcaatattaaaatgtgaaaaattTGTCATTAAATTTTAGCTCAAGCAACAAATATgactattatatttaatatgatgtttgatatctgaatttaaaattttacagttttatgtgaattttttattgatttatctgaagataaaaaaataagaacaaattttattttaaaaaacaaaatgagtGGAATTTAATAGTGAGAAATTGAGATAAATGAATCTTaactatattttaaatcattaattaatattaagtcACGTCACTTTTTCAAATGGACAtaatatatgtaaataatttttaattaagacCAATTAAGTGATCATGTATGATATAAATTTACCTATCTTACAAAGTTATTTTGAAACCAATTACTCTCTCTATGAGTGACTTTGTTTCTTTTACTCTTaatcacatatattaaaaaataataaatttagtcgtttttatcttttatttattaaataaaaataaaatttatttaataaatattttaagtttttaaggatacaatagaaaaaatatcattaattaattgtatcttgattttataaagaaattaaaattttattaaaaaaataaaatacttaaaaagaaCAAGATCATGTAAGTGGTTTGTTGAAGTGGTTATTTTGCATGTAGCGACAACTAATAATTCTATTAAATCGaagagtttttttatttaattgaaaagccaaaagatatatttgataataattatcacatttgtaagaaaaaagtgtttaaaaataattatcgtATCTGAATGACTTAATGATTAGTCATGACTTTTATCATATCTGaataaagtattttatattGACATTCCATAAAACTTAAACTcattattgaataaatatttttttaatccataACAAATTATTGAGCGCTTCATTTAATTAGACCATACCGACTTATTAGATTGCTATAAATAGTTTACTTGCATCACTTTTAAAAGTGAATGCTTGAGTTTACATCTTTCCCAATTTAGAAGTTCATTAGACAAGcacaacttttatttatttttttctccttaGTAATTGATTTGTTAAGCATTCAAATCTTATTACATGAATCCTATTATTGAAACCAATAATTGTGAAGAAGATGACATTGTTTTTGCCAATAACATTGCAACTTTGGTCGTGCTTCCTTATGCAATTCGGTCCACAGTAGAGCTTGGAATCTTCAACGTCTTAGCAAAAGCAAAGAAAGGTACAAAACTATCCGCAAAGGACATAGCTGTTGAGATCAAAGAATCCAAATGCACCCAAAATGTTGGACCGTCTTCTAAGGTTGTTGGCTTGTCACTCCATATTGTATTGGTCACTTTCTGAAGATCGACAACAACCTCAACTACTCTATAGCCTTGCTCCTGTTGCCAACTACTTATTTAATGGTCCTAATGGCATGTCGTACGAATCTTGTTTGAAATTATCTTGAGGTCTTCATGGAATCCTGGTTTGTTTAATACACATTGTGATAATGATGATACATTACAAGGGCAAACTATATTCTTtgtcttttaaatattgataaaattttatttactctTTAACATTATGGTTCAAAATAGGTTACGTCATCCAAGAGCGACTTGACTCGATCTATTAAAAGTCTAATTCGACTTTGTctgattagaaaaaaaattagacttaattttttttaaattatttatttaaataggtaaAGTTCAGactctataaaaaatttattagattTAACAGACtgtcgatatatatatatatataataaaataaatgatttctCATATTTTAACTAGGGATGACAATTAGACTCATATCCAATGAGTACtcgcaaaaaaaaaattaaaatgggtAGGGTAAAAACCTGCATAATGGATATGGGCATGGAGACAGGTAATTACCtgcaaaattaagcgggtatgggtGCTATAGTACCTACTCCGCCCCGCACCCGCACCcgcacccgcacttatataaatatattatttatttatttatttatttatttatttatttatttattatattagtgtttagtttaattaattattttcttttatattttaacatctattaatatcattggaccactacaatatttataattgaaagataaacgtttgcaaactttttaagaatttgattatgatgaatatgtaaataattgtgactttataattaaaagttatgtcgaattaatcgtgactttataattatacttgcaacttcctatcaattatttttacagatctcgaata contains:
- the LOC101512812 gene encoding protein CURVATURE THYLAKOID 1B, chloroplastic-like, which produces MALISSSSLTISSSLTHLSSSSSPQCVSLPSLPSLHLLSHNHALKTTSHYRKIGRNVVVMATGEAPAEVSSSDEVPEFVKTLQETWDKVDDKYAVSSLVVASVIALWGSTGLISAIDRLPLIPGVLELVGIGYTGWFAYKNLVFKPEREELLQNVQKAITEIIGSS